A genomic region of Ornithorhynchus anatinus isolate Pmale09 chromosome 7, mOrnAna1.pri.v4, whole genome shotgun sequence contains the following coding sequences:
- the LOC120638491 gene encoding collagen alpha-1(I) chain-like — MWPRPVFPDLRSHKHSEDPSREHERTALAPPPPPAGPEGEERPRRGRTEAVTGEGRRRPRHRTPPVLWTALRSRGGRPFRGRLSRIGERWLSEAPVRLRRPQRGAVTAPAAEGRTGCRHRLAGGNSGRPISRNFYSSRQPEHLSSSHGPRFSLSKRKTAIRATDSGEGSGIYRAPERAERNGRHAGRKRLPTSPGRGEGHPSADHETGGDGLPDPYDPGFLAAPKRSPAELTERRPSAATSPPVGGDAAAGASRSADADPRGSPITGNATTGRRRHGRQVKKQKPLHPNSELSTGPPSPPATRRRPAGHAAQRTAGARSIRPNERSDLRRPGTVGRLDPGGGQAPRRRGKKKPHRKTVLPKRAGPRRSGGKSQDCRSTRLGPRPLAEGKERNDRNNANDADDGIPRRAAHPGPGVPPGWPSPGPVPTPTPRSSRRSLGRFLFGVGGRAGEPEGGEVSAPVSVRRTSPGDSGRGTGGPGHLAARLRDGTEPGGAAPGLPLSRQKEQGVSGDEALFPPAGPSLPGPPGPPSPTPGSPTFLSPEPPGEAPTKRDPGPPPFVAAAGTQRRTAARRTGRDGTGRDGKGPDRMGKDRTGPDTTGKERKDRKGADGTGQEWTESDKTGRDRTGQDGKGVDGTGRDRTGQVGKGVDRTGQDGKGPDRTRWERSGPDGTGRDPLISTRGRPEVRSPGPPSLPPSLRQEPPAHSPRWPDGRGTAPPELHDCKLPDGRR; from the exons ATGTGGCCCAGGCCCGTCTTTCCCGACCTTCGATCGCACAAACACAGTGAGGACCCTTCCCGGGAGCACGAAAGAACAGCGCTA gccccgccgcccccaccggcCGGTCCCGAGGGGGAGGAGCGCCCACGGAGAGGAAGGACGGAAGCAGTAACGggcgaggggcggcggcggccccggcatCGGACGCCGCCGGTGCTCTGGACCGCCCTGCGCTCTCGAGGAGGCCGGCCCTTCAGGGGCCGCTTGAGCAGGATCGGGGAAAGGTGGCTATCCGAAGCTCCGGTCCGGCTCCGCCGTCCTCAGCGGGGGGCGGTGACGGCCCCGGCGGCCGAGGGACGGACCGGCTGCCGTCACCGCCTCGCCGGCGGCAACTCTGGGCGTCCTATTTCCCGAA ACTTCTATAGCTCGCGCCAACCGGAACACCTTTCGAGTTCTCACGGCCCTAGATTTTCCCTCAGCAAACGCAAGACG GCTATTCGTGCTACAGATTCCGGGGAAGGTAGCGGGATTTACCGAGCACCCGAGCGAGCGGAACGCAACGGACGACATGCCGGGcggaaa CGTCTTCCGACGTcaccggggagaggggagggccacCCTTCCGCCGACCACGAGACCGGCGGGGACGGACTCCCCGACCCCTACGACCCCGGCTTTCTAGCGGCACCGAAAAGGAGCCCCGCCGAACTCACCGAACGGCGACCCTCCGCCGCTACCTCTCCGCCCGTCGGGGGCGACGCCGCCGCCGGGGCGTCTCGCTCCGCCGACGCGGACCCGCGGGGCTCCCCGATCACGGGGAATGCCACGACGGGGAGACGGCGGCACGGGCGTcaggttaaaaaacaaaaacccctccaTCCGAACTCGGAACTTTCAACAGGCCCACCTTCGCCCCCGGCGACGCGGCGAAGGCCGGCCGGTCACGCCGCTCAGCGCACGGCGGGCGCCCGATCGATACGGCCGAATGAACGGTCGGACCTCCGCCGGCCTGGCACCGTGGGAAGGCTCGACCCCGGCGGGGGACAGGCCCCTCGTcgtcggggaaaaaaaaaaccacaccgaAAGACCGTCCTGCCGAAACGCGCCGGGCCACGGCGATCGGGCGGGAAAAGTCAGGATTGTAGATCTACCCGCTTGGGGCCACGACCCCTGGCCGAAGGGAAAGAGCGAAACGACCGTAATAACGCCAACGATGCCgacgatggcatcc CGCGGCGGGCGGCTCATCCGGGGCCGGGCGTTCCTCCCGGGtggccgagcccgggcccggtcccgaccccgaccccgaggtCGTCCCGTCGGTCGCTCGGGCGCTTCCTCTTTGGGGTGGGCggacgggccggggagccggaggggggAGAGGTTTCGGCTCCGGTCTCCGTCCGGAGAACCTCCCCGGGCGACTCCGGCCGAGGGACGGGTGGACCTGGCCACTTGGCCGCTCGCCTCCGTGACGGCACAGAGCccgggggggcggccccggggctccCCCTTTCCCGGCAGAAGGAGCAGGGGGTGTCCGGGGACGAGGCCCTCTTCCCACCTGCGGGGccgtccctccccgggcccccgggtcCCCCGTCCCCAACCCCGGGGTCCCCAACTTTTCTGTCCCCGGAGCCGCCGGGTGAGGCCCCGACCAAGAGGGACCCCGGACCGCCCCCGTTCGTGGCAGCCGCCGGAACGCAGAGACGGACGGCCGCCCGCCggaccggacgggacgggacgggacgggacgggaaagGACCGGACAGGATGGGAAAagacaggacaggaccggacacGACGGGAAAGGAGCGAAAGGATCGGAAAGGAgcggacgggacgggacaggagTGGACAGAATCGGACAAGACAGGAcgggacaggaccggacaggacgggAAAGGAGTGGACGGGACCGGAcgggacaggaccggacaggtcGGGAAAGGAGTGGACCGGACGGGACAGGACGGGAAAGGACCAGACCGGACAAGATGGGAAAGGAGTggaccggacgggacgggacgggacccgCTGATATCCACCCGTGGGAGGCCGGAGGTCCGTTCcccggggcctccctccctccctccctccctccggcaagAGCCCCCGGCGCACTCACCCCGCTGGCCGGACGGTCGGGGGACGGCGCCGCCGGAGCTCCACG attgtaaactccccgaCGGCAGGCGCTAG